In Phragmites australis chromosome 16, lpPhrAust1.1, whole genome shotgun sequence, one DNA window encodes the following:
- the LOC133896429 gene encoding uncharacterized protein LOC133896429 isoform X3: protein MLGEMAADSSMSMSMAMAFHQGQGLTVTSSSFYNHHHHHHMLSFQSNHDPTLMPSTPRGPRPTPATTSNATLFLPPSPANVTPTPSSLHGPPSAPKYKFVTGSPADWTAHELATLKEGLIRYTHEPNIMKYIKIAAMLPTRTIRDVALRCWWTPGKESRRRKPDEYYSGKNMADLKDNMATSTSVANIQMAPPKNVVPFSMSMHHPNLNGFIPTEAVPVLDSATQHLLEENNQLLSQITANIETFKMEENMDLFLHTNDNIRAISK, encoded by the exons ATGCTTGGGGAGATGGCCGCCGACTCCAGCATGAGCATGAGCATGGCCATGGCCTTCCACCAGGGCCAGGGGCTCAcggtcacctcctcctccttctacaatcaccaccaccaccaccacatgcTCTCCTTCCAGTCCAATCACGATCCCACCCTCATGCCTTCCACTCCTAGAGGACCTAGACCAACCCCTGCTACCACTAGCAATGCCACCCTCTTCCTCCCTCCCAGCCCTGCCAACGTGACTCCCACCCCTTCCTCACTTCACGGGCCACCATCCGCTCCAAAGTACAAGTTTGTCACTGGTTCGCCTGCCGATTGGACAGCCCATGAGCTCGCAACATTGAAGGAGGGCCTCATCAG ATACACTCATGAGCCTAATATTATGAAGTACATCAAGATTGCTGCTATGCTGCCCACTAGGACTATAAGAGATGTTGCATTAAGGTGCTGGTGGACTCCT GGCAAGGAAAGTAGGAGGAGGAAACCTGATGAATATTATTCTGGGAAAAACATGGCAGACTTGAAG GATAACATGGCCACCTCTACCTCGGTAGCTAATATTCAAATGGCACCTCCAAAAAATGTGGTTCCATTTTCGATGTCGATGCATCATCCAAATCTAAATGGCTTTATCCCTACGGAAG CAGTCCCTGTTTTGGATAGTGCAACTCAGCATCTTCTGGAGGAAAACAATCAGTTACTCAGCCAGATAACTGCAAATATCGAAACTTTCAAG ATGGAGGAGAATATGGACCTCTTTCTACATACAAATGACAATATAAGAGCAATTTCGAAATG A
- the LOC133896429 gene encoding uncharacterized protein LOC133896429 isoform X1, producing MLGEMAADSSMSMSMAMAFHQGQGLTVTSSSFYNHHHHHHMLSFQSNHDPTLMPSTPRGPRPTPATTSNATLFLPPSPANVTPTPSSLHGPPSAPKYKFVTGSPADWTAHELATLKEGLIRYTHEPNIMKYIKIAAMLPTRTIRDVALRCWWTPGKESRRRKPDEYYSGKNMADLKDNMATSTSVANIQMAPPKNVVPFSMSMHHPNLNGFIPTEAVPVLDSATQHLLEENNQLLSQITANIETFKVCVLIYFTCFCAHKCISASYLTSTALGTAARVPPPSSAQQMGHGDEK from the exons ATGCTTGGGGAGATGGCCGCCGACTCCAGCATGAGCATGAGCATGGCCATGGCCTTCCACCAGGGCCAGGGGCTCAcggtcacctcctcctccttctacaatcaccaccaccaccaccacatgcTCTCCTTCCAGTCCAATCACGATCCCACCCTCATGCCTTCCACTCCTAGAGGACCTAGACCAACCCCTGCTACCACTAGCAATGCCACCCTCTTCCTCCCTCCCAGCCCTGCCAACGTGACTCCCACCCCTTCCTCACTTCACGGGCCACCATCCGCTCCAAAGTACAAGTTTGTCACTGGTTCGCCTGCCGATTGGACAGCCCATGAGCTCGCAACATTGAAGGAGGGCCTCATCAG ATACACTCATGAGCCTAATATTATGAAGTACATCAAGATTGCTGCTATGCTGCCCACTAGGACTATAAGAGATGTTGCATTAAGGTGCTGGTGGACTCCT GGCAAGGAAAGTAGGAGGAGGAAACCTGATGAATATTATTCTGGGAAAAACATGGCAGACTTGAAG GATAACATGGCCACCTCTACCTCGGTAGCTAATATTCAAATGGCACCTCCAAAAAATGTGGTTCCATTTTCGATGTCGATGCATCATCCAAATCTAAATGGCTTTATCCCTACGGAAG CAGTCCCTGTTTTGGATAGTGCAACTCAGCATCTTCTGGAGGAAAACAATCAGTTACTCAGCCAGATAACTGCAAATATCGAAACTTTCAAGGTTTGCGTGCTGATATACTTTACATGTTTTTGTGCTCATAAATGTATCAGTGCGTCATACTTGACTTCAACTGCACTGGGCACTGCTGCTAGGGTGCCCCCGCCATCTTCTGCTCAACAGATGGGACATGGAGATGAAAAATGA
- the LOC133896429 gene encoding uncharacterized protein LOC133896429 isoform X2 — translation MLGEMAADSSMSMSMAMAFHQGQGLTVTSSSFYNHHHHHHMLSFQSNHDPTLMPSTPRGPRPTPATTSNATLFLPPSPANVTPTPSSLHGPPSAPKYKFVTGSPADWTAHELATLKEGLIRYTHEPNIMKYIKIAAMLPTRTIRDVALRCWWTPGKESRRRKPDEYYSGKNMADLKDNMATSTSVANIQMAPPKNVVPFSMSMHHPNLNGFIPTEVPVLDSATQHLLEENNQLLSQITANIETFKVCVLIYFTCFCAHKCISASYLTSTALGTAARVPPPSSAQQMGHGDEK, via the exons ATGCTTGGGGAGATGGCCGCCGACTCCAGCATGAGCATGAGCATGGCCATGGCCTTCCACCAGGGCCAGGGGCTCAcggtcacctcctcctccttctacaatcaccaccaccaccaccacatgcTCTCCTTCCAGTCCAATCACGATCCCACCCTCATGCCTTCCACTCCTAGAGGACCTAGACCAACCCCTGCTACCACTAGCAATGCCACCCTCTTCCTCCCTCCCAGCCCTGCCAACGTGACTCCCACCCCTTCCTCACTTCACGGGCCACCATCCGCTCCAAAGTACAAGTTTGTCACTGGTTCGCCTGCCGATTGGACAGCCCATGAGCTCGCAACATTGAAGGAGGGCCTCATCAG ATACACTCATGAGCCTAATATTATGAAGTACATCAAGATTGCTGCTATGCTGCCCACTAGGACTATAAGAGATGTTGCATTAAGGTGCTGGTGGACTCCT GGCAAGGAAAGTAGGAGGAGGAAACCTGATGAATATTATTCTGGGAAAAACATGGCAGACTTGAAG GATAACATGGCCACCTCTACCTCGGTAGCTAATATTCAAATGGCACCTCCAAAAAATGTGGTTCCATTTTCGATGTCGATGCATCATCCAAATCTAAATGGCTTTATCCCTACGGAAG TCCCTGTTTTGGATAGTGCAACTCAGCATCTTCTGGAGGAAAACAATCAGTTACTCAGCCAGATAACTGCAAATATCGAAACTTTCAAGGTTTGCGTGCTGATATACTTTACATGTTTTTGTGCTCATAAATGTATCAGTGCGTCATACTTGACTTCAACTGCACTGGGCACTGCTGCTAGGGTGCCCCCGCCATCTTCTGCTCAACAGATGGGACATGGAGATGAAAAATGA
- the LOC133896429 gene encoding uncharacterized protein LOC133896429 isoform X4, with product MLGEMAADSSMSMSMAMAFHQGQGLTVTSSSFYNHHHHHHMLSFQSNHDPTLMPSTPRGPRPTPATTSNATLFLPPSPANVTPTPSSLHGPPSAPKYKFVTGSPADWTAHELATLKEGLIRYTHEPNIMKYIKIAAMLPTRTIRDVALRCWWTPGKESRRRKPDEYYSGKNMADLKDNMATSTSVANIQMAPPKNVVPFSMSMHHPNLNGFIPTEAVPVLDSATQHLLEENNQLLSQITANIETFKGAPAIFCSTDGTWR from the exons ATGCTTGGGGAGATGGCCGCCGACTCCAGCATGAGCATGAGCATGGCCATGGCCTTCCACCAGGGCCAGGGGCTCAcggtcacctcctcctccttctacaatcaccaccaccaccaccacatgcTCTCCTTCCAGTCCAATCACGATCCCACCCTCATGCCTTCCACTCCTAGAGGACCTAGACCAACCCCTGCTACCACTAGCAATGCCACCCTCTTCCTCCCTCCCAGCCCTGCCAACGTGACTCCCACCCCTTCCTCACTTCACGGGCCACCATCCGCTCCAAAGTACAAGTTTGTCACTGGTTCGCCTGCCGATTGGACAGCCCATGAGCTCGCAACATTGAAGGAGGGCCTCATCAG ATACACTCATGAGCCTAATATTATGAAGTACATCAAGATTGCTGCTATGCTGCCCACTAGGACTATAAGAGATGTTGCATTAAGGTGCTGGTGGACTCCT GGCAAGGAAAGTAGGAGGAGGAAACCTGATGAATATTATTCTGGGAAAAACATGGCAGACTTGAAG GATAACATGGCCACCTCTACCTCGGTAGCTAATATTCAAATGGCACCTCCAAAAAATGTGGTTCCATTTTCGATGTCGATGCATCATCCAAATCTAAATGGCTTTATCCCTACGGAAG CAGTCCCTGTTTTGGATAGTGCAACTCAGCATCTTCTGGAGGAAAACAATCAGTTACTCAGCCAGATAACTGCAAATATCGAAACTTTCAAG GGTGCCCCCGCCATCTTCTGCTCAACAGATGGGACATGGAGATGA
- the LOC133896429 gene encoding uncharacterized protein LOC133896429 isoform X5 — protein sequence MLGEMAADSSMSMSMAMAFHQGQGLTVTSSSFYNHHHHHHMLSFQSNHDPTLMPSTPRGPRPTPATTSNATLFLPPSPANVTPTPSSLHGPPSAPKYKFVTGSPADWTAHELATLKEGLIRYTHEPNIMKYIKIAAMLPTRTIRDVALRCWWTPGKESRRRKPDEYYSGKNMADLKDNMATSTSVANIQMAPPKNVVPFSMSMHHPNLNGFIPTEVPVLDSATQHLLEENNQLLSQITANIETFKGAPAIFCSTDGTWR from the exons ATGCTTGGGGAGATGGCCGCCGACTCCAGCATGAGCATGAGCATGGCCATGGCCTTCCACCAGGGCCAGGGGCTCAcggtcacctcctcctccttctacaatcaccaccaccaccaccacatgcTCTCCTTCCAGTCCAATCACGATCCCACCCTCATGCCTTCCACTCCTAGAGGACCTAGACCAACCCCTGCTACCACTAGCAATGCCACCCTCTTCCTCCCTCCCAGCCCTGCCAACGTGACTCCCACCCCTTCCTCACTTCACGGGCCACCATCCGCTCCAAAGTACAAGTTTGTCACTGGTTCGCCTGCCGATTGGACAGCCCATGAGCTCGCAACATTGAAGGAGGGCCTCATCAG ATACACTCATGAGCCTAATATTATGAAGTACATCAAGATTGCTGCTATGCTGCCCACTAGGACTATAAGAGATGTTGCATTAAGGTGCTGGTGGACTCCT GGCAAGGAAAGTAGGAGGAGGAAACCTGATGAATATTATTCTGGGAAAAACATGGCAGACTTGAAG GATAACATGGCCACCTCTACCTCGGTAGCTAATATTCAAATGGCACCTCCAAAAAATGTGGTTCCATTTTCGATGTCGATGCATCATCCAAATCTAAATGGCTTTATCCCTACGGAAG TCCCTGTTTTGGATAGTGCAACTCAGCATCTTCTGGAGGAAAACAATCAGTTACTCAGCCAGATAACTGCAAATATCGAAACTTTCAAG GGTGCCCCCGCCATCTTCTGCTCAACAGATGGGACATGGAGATGA